The nucleotide window CCATTCTTGGAAACAAGTACTTTCCTAATATATACTTTCTATCTCACTTACaccaattctttttcttcttttattttttagtggaGAAGAAATTCAAGGGTTTTTAGTGAGCTAGATTCTATTCTATATAGTTTTGTTTCATTATTCATCCATAAAGAAAATGGACAAAAAGTTTTTACTTTTGGCAACAATTATGTTTAGAtatatttctttattaaaaatataattatctatgtgttagtttttaataaagtGAAAACTCAGATGCAgttaacttcatgtgaagttgataactgagaaccgttagataaaaatttagtcaaatcatttaacaattctcaactatcaacttcacatcaAGTTGGCTATACTTGAGTAGAAAGAATGGTTTAGTAATATAAGAGCGATATTGTTGAACAGGTGGTCAGCAATTGCGACCCATCTTCCGGGGAGAACAGACAACGAGATAAAGAATTTCTGGAACActcatttgaagaagaagctgatCCAGATGGGTTTTGATCCAATGACTCATCAACCAAGAACTGACCTTGTTTCTACCCTCCCATACCTCATAGCTTTGGCAAGCATGATGGATACATCATCATCAATTGATGAACATGCTCTGAGCTTACAAGCAGAGGCAATTCAAATGGCAAAGCTTCAGTACCTTCATTACTTACTCCAATCTTCCTCATCAAATTCCAACCTTGCCTTGGACCAACAAAACAATCCCATCAACATCACAAACATGGAACCTCCTTTCAGTTTGTTAAATGTGAAAGAGAAtattaatactaataataataataataataatggtccTTCTTCatttcctcatcatcatcatcatgggaATGGGATTCTTATTGATGATGATAGTAGCTGTCAACCACTCCACTACCACCCAAACTTGCTATTATCTCACTTTTTAGACCCACCATCACAACAAGTCTCTTTCAATTCCCAATCATGTTTGAATAATATTAATGAGCAAGGTCAAGGTTCTACTACTAACTATGCAATCATAAGTCAAATGGATCACACAACAGCTGATGATAATTCCTCCTGGAttcttccatcttcttctccATTGTCATCTATTGCTCCAAATAATAATGGACCCTCTACTACTACTAGTAACAATAATAATCCAGGAGATACAAGCAGCACCACTTCTAGCtatggaggaggaggaggacctgcttcttcctcctcttcttattGGTCTGAACTCTTTCTTGTGGACCCTACTATCATGCATGAGCtaccttaattttatttttattttcagattATAGTTGGCACTGTATTtggtttgtgtgtgtgtgtttttattCTATGCCTTGTTCATCATCACATTATTGTTTCTTGCCACTTCTTTCAAATCAACACACATCTACATATATATAggttatatatattatagtatgtataaatatatatgtattacaTGTATGCGTATTTATATAATTGATACATGTTTGGTGTACATAACTCTTGGAAAGATTAGTAGGACATAGTATATGAATGTCaatacaattatttttctctttaattatctatttttatttgttattaaattaattagatttCAATGCATTGAATTTGAATGAAAGAGGTAAcgactcattttttttttcaaagtaattttatgatataaaatCAGAATGTttgtaacataaaaattattacaacTGGCGCACAATGCACATTGTTAATTTCCATATGAATTATATATCAACAAACATGTATAGTAGTTTCTGCAGTAAAACAGAAGCAAAATAATAAATCACGGCTAATCAAAGTTTCCACAATTCTAAAAATCGTGGCTAATGAACCAAAAGTCatgctaaataaaaaaaaaatattagaaagataataacataaaattattttatttaatttaatataacattcacctaaaatataatatctataattatatattattacgtttaaaataatttttttattttaataataattaaaaaatacaaaataaaaaattaatacattaaaaaaaaaacaaattatcaCTTCCAATagttcttaaattataaatcctaaacattattctaaaaaaattaaaattctccTCTATAGCCACAGTAGTTTTGCGAGCTTTAACTATATATGATTTGTTTTTTTCCGCAGCTTAAACCCGCTTCTCTTGTAGTGAGAATGTATGGCTGCTATAAATTAAATagagagaaaacagttaagaaTTGTTTTCTCATCCACCAACTCATCAAAGGGTGGTTTACTTAAGAATGTATATATAAACTTAGTTACTCGAATCAAGTATGGGGGATAGGAGAGGTATATCACTCTTGTAAATCATTCAAGTAAATACGTTCTTGTATCTAGGACAATGAAGGAAATATTGATATATAATTACAATAATCTGTTTGCTTTGGCCTCTTAAATATATTTGCTAATTGATCAGACGGAAGAGTATTagaatcttaattaatttatttattttccaacGTAGGATAACCAAATTAAGTACTTTGCCGGTATATATTAATAGAATAATGTCAAGTAGTGtacatcaaaatcaaaattagccagaaaaattagttattagtataaaatacaaattagaatataaaatacatattaaaaatgagttaaacaaaaaaaatatatatagtgataattttagtatacaagtaatatttttgatattcaTATTATACTATAAGGTGAATTCTATGATGTAGAAAGAAAGATTCTTCTACATGTGTATGTTTGTGTTGTCAAAAGAGTAGTGTGACAAGTATTTAGAAAAAGAGTAAATCAATAGACAAGATTTGACATGTTACAAGTAAAATATAGTATATTTTGTCTTATGTAACATGTAAATAatgtattgattaaatagactaattatatttatgttaattaattatcaaagaTAATATTAGACcttgtatgattttttttatttttggactttTTTGAATATACGCTCTCTCTcaccaaaaatattaattttatacacaaaaatttattaatacttatttgttttaatatattcttttttttcttttttgatgacTTAGATATATTCAGtttcacaaatataaaaatatatttatatattttaaccaacaaaaaaacatataactttacatatttacatacatttaaattaatggtaatatttatatatatttaatctaaatattatatcaatatatCTGTCAATATTACTCTGGGTACATatagatatttataaaaaaatattattcaaacaCCACATATTCTTGACatcttataaaaatagtttgttattaattatttatatatttaaattttttaattaataaaacaaaaaaatatatatttaattatttaaaaaatatcaatgtCAAAATAGCATTTGTAATATTGTCATTTTTATGGTGTAGAAagaaagaatatatattttgggagagttgaattttttttaagaatgaaaattgtaataagaaattttgtttttttttgttataaaggaaaattaaaaataaatttaattttaatatagtgttagtataaaataattttatatttatatctaaTGACGTAACATTacgttaacaaaaataattactttttatagaCAGTGTGAATTGTCATCCAAAAGACTAAATATAATTACACGACTGTGTAAAACACATTTTATATTgtcaatatatcaaaattaaactcactaAAAATATGTGCACCAAAATTTGTATAACACCAGACACATAGAAAAATATGgtagacaccaaaaaaaaatataagaaaacatAGTTATTTTTCGGTATTATGTAGACGATATCTTGTTATTTTGTTTGCattaaaatatctatttatagttgtttataaaaaataattaaaagaaaattttaaatactaaaaaaagaaaaatcttttaataattaatatttcaaaaaaaattgtctaaaaaaaattaaatagttcAAGTTATTATTGGAATATTTTAGATGTAacctattatttataattaaattattaattttttataatgaataAACTATgttattgtgtaaatatttaatatttattattttattaaacgaaaaaaatatgTCTAAACAGATTTAACAAAACTACATGATTAGTTTTTCTTTAAAGAAATAGAAGTGTATTGAAAAAAGATgatactttttttaatatatattatacatttattaatttaatttaaattaaatattaataaatttttgtgtgtaaaaattaattttttagataatatttattttataaataaaaataattaattgaataaaataataaatattaaatattcacTCGATAACATAGTTTATtcattgtaaaaaattaataatttaattataaataataggtTGCATCTAAAATATTCCAATAATAACTTgaagtatttaattttttttagacatttttttgaaatattaattttattttctttttcaagtaatatgagttggaagaaaaataattaattgagtttttcttttttattaatttttcatctaagttaataattttttttcaactcaTATtacttgaaaaaataaaattcaatttatttttcttccaactcatgttacttaaaaaaaatcaattaattatttttatttacataataaACATCatctgaaaaattaatttttacacacaaaaatttattaatatttattttaaattaaattaatgaatgtataatatatattagaaaaatgaTTATCTTTCTTCAACACACTTCTATACCCTAAAAGAGAAACTAATCATATAGTTTTGTTAAATCTGTTGagacattttttttgtttaataaaattataaatattaaatattcacTTAAACATAGTTTAATCattacaaatattaaatattcactcaataacataatttattcattgtaaaaaattaataatttaattataaataataggtTGCATCTAAAATATTCCAATAATAACTTgaagtatttaatttttttagacatttttttgaaatattaattattaaaagattttatattttagtatttgaaattttcttttaattattttttataaacaactgtaaatagatattttaatacaaacaaaataataagataCCGTTTACATAATACCAAAAAATAACTatgttttcttatattttttatggtgTCTACTATGTTTTCCTATATGTCTACAAATTTTGGGTGCACATATTTTtagtgagtttaattttgatctaTTGacagtgtaaaatattttacacaatcGTGTAATTATATTTGATCTTTTGGATGATAATTTACACAGtctataaaaagtaattatttttgttaatgtaaTGTTACGTCATTAgatgtaaatataaaattatttaatactacattaaaattaaatttatttttaattttcctttataacaaaaaaaaacaaaatttcttattacaattttcatttttaaaaaaaatcaattctcccaaaatatatattctctCTTTCTACACCATAAAAATGACAATATTACAAGTGCTATTTTgacatcaatattttttaaacaattaaatatatttttttgttttattaattaaaaaaatttaaatatataaataattaataacaaactatttttataagatGTCAAGAATATGTGGtgtttgaataatatttttttataaatatctatATGTA belongs to Arachis duranensis cultivar V14167 chromosome 8, aradu.V14167.gnm2.J7QH, whole genome shotgun sequence and includes:
- the LOC107460870 gene encoding transcription factor MYB93, giving the protein MGRSPCCDESGLKKGPWTPEEDQKLVHHIQKHGHGSWRALPKLAGLNRCGKSCRLRWTNYLRPDIKRGKFSQEEEQTILHLHSILGNKWSAIATHLPGRTDNEIKNFWNTHLKKKLIQMGFDPMTHQPRTDLVSTLPYLIALASMMDTSSSIDEHALSLQAEAIQMAKLQYLHYLLQSSSSNSNLALDQQNNPINITNMEPPFSLLNVKENINTNNNNNNNGPSSFPHHHHHGNGILIDDDSSCQPLHYHPNLLLSHFLDPPSQQVSFNSQSCLNNINEQGQGSTTNYAIISQMDHTTADDNSSWILPSSSPLSSIAPNNNGPSTTTSNNNNPGDTSSTTSSYGGGGGPASSSSSYWSELFLVDPTIMHELP